One region of Oryza sativa Japonica Group chromosome 5, ASM3414082v1 genomic DNA includes:
- the LOC4339527 gene encoding non-specific lipid-transfer protein 2, with amino-acid sequence MAAKASAVFVLLVVVLAVAAAMRGAEAATCTPTQLTPCAPAIVGNSPPTAACCGKLKAHPASCFCQYKKDPNMKKYVNSPNGKKVFATCKVPLPKC; translated from the coding sequence ATGGCAGCGAAGGCATCTGCAGTGTTCGtcctgctggtggtggtgctcgcggtggccgcggcgatgcggggagcggaggcggcgacgtgcaCGCCGACGCAGCTGACGCCGTGCGCGCCGGCGATCGTGGGGaactcgccgccgacggcggcgtgctGCGGGAAGCTGAAGGCGCACCCGGCGAGCTGCTTCTGCCAGTACAAGAAGGACCCGAACATGAAGAAGTACGTCAACTCGCCCAACGGCAAGAAGGTCTTCGCCACCTGCAAGGTTCCCCTGCCCAAATGCTAA